One part of the Hyalangium ruber genome encodes these proteins:
- a CDS encoding AAA family ATPase: protein MIQTITLRNFKSFGEEQTIPLEPITVLVGPNNSGKSNFMSVGRFIANSVITNVKEAIRQEGGNRFLFYRPSSVRDGSCTIGWSTPDGRYAANLSPGGHIAWEDFRLVASRAGFERRGAKVTLSGEDDWQDQSARDTQVFVAPELVGPDEVVLPAWRVWNSLESAGNIKLSLSALRADSEVIPLPTLGPDGRGLAAVLGLWRGALPKNMEALERFVTRCLPEVEHIFVRPAPAPGHQRLWFQQKNGEQFDAEHISDGVLAFTALAMHAINAQEGQLFFIEEPEQSIHPKRLRELVDLLKDIVRERGCQFVIATHSTVLLNAFRDEPEAILLFRRSETGTRVKRLSDVPELLDMLQKTPPGDLLETGAFSTAF from the coding sequence ATGATTCAGACGATCACGCTTCGGAACTTCAAGAGCTTCGGGGAGGAGCAGACCATCCCGCTCGAGCCCATCACCGTGCTCGTGGGGCCGAACAACTCCGGCAAGTCGAACTTCATGAGCGTGGGCCGGTTCATCGCCAACAGCGTCATCACCAACGTGAAAGAAGCGATTCGCCAGGAAGGGGGGAACCGATTTCTTTTCTACCGTCCGTCATCAGTTCGAGACGGGTCTTGCACGATTGGATGGAGTACACCGGATGGTCGTTACGCTGCGAATTTGAGCCCAGGGGGACATATCGCTTGGGAAGACTTCAGGCTCGTTGCTTCCAGGGCGGGTTTTGAGCGACGCGGGGCGAAGGTGACCCTGAGCGGCGAGGATGACTGGCAGGATCAGTCTGCCAGAGATACTCAGGTGTTTGTGGCGCCAGAGCTCGTAGGTCCTGATGAGGTTGTGCTTCCAGCATGGAGGGTCTGGAACAGCTTGGAATCCGCCGGAAACATCAAGCTCTCCTTGTCGGCGCTCCGGGCGGACTCCGAGGTGATTCCCCTACCGACTCTTGGTCCTGACGGTCGCGGACTTGCCGCTGTTTTAGGGCTTTGGCGCGGTGCCCTGCCAAAGAACATGGAAGCCTTGGAGCGGTTCGTGACCCGGTGCCTTCCAGAGGTCGAGCACATCTTCGTGCGGCCGGCTCCGGCTCCTGGCCACCAGCGACTGTGGTTCCAACAGAAGAATGGCGAGCAGTTCGACGCGGAGCACATCTCTGATGGCGTGCTCGCCTTCACCGCGCTCGCCATGCACGCGATCAATGCCCAGGAGGGGCAGCTCTTCTTCATTGAGGAGCCCGAGCAGTCCATTCATCCCAAGCGCCTTCGGGAACTCGTGGACCTGCTCAAGGACATCGTCCGGGAGCGTGGGTGCCAGTTCGTCATCGCCACTCACTCGACGGTCCTCCTCAACGCCTTCCGCGACGAGCCCGAGGCCATCCTCCTCTTCCGTCGCTCGGAGACAGGGACCCGGGTCAAGCGTCTGTCCGATGTTCCAGAACTCTTGGACATGCTTCAGAAAACGCCACCGGGCGACTTGCTCGAAACAGGTGCGTTCAGCACCGCGTTTTAG
- a CDS encoding peptidylprolyl isomerase, with protein sequence MRTRILTTGLLLLALTACTKEKEKEPATPAKAPESAASAVKPPESTPPSGTPAQTGSAAPAAGGETSGWQKAALDGQELFATMETSEGTIVLKLFSKDAPKTVANFVGLASGQKEWKEPTTLQKTTRPLYDGTIFHRVIPDFMIQGGDPLGNGTGSPGYRFEDEFQSGRKFDKKGILAMANAGPGTNGSQFFITTSEPQWLNNKHTIFGEVLKGYDVVEKISKVPTAPGNRPLTPVTIKKVTITDKQP encoded by the coding sequence ATGCGCACCCGAATCCTGACGACTGGTCTGTTGCTGCTCGCTCTCACCGCTTGCACCAAGGAGAAGGAGAAGGAGCCCGCCACCCCGGCCAAGGCTCCCGAGTCCGCCGCCTCCGCGGTCAAGCCTCCCGAGTCCACTCCTCCGAGCGGCACCCCTGCCCAGACGGGCTCCGCCGCTCCCGCCGCTGGCGGTGAGACGTCGGGCTGGCAGAAGGCCGCGCTGGACGGCCAGGAGCTCTTCGCCACCATGGAGACGAGCGAGGGCACCATCGTGCTGAAGCTCTTCTCCAAGGACGCGCCGAAGACGGTGGCCAACTTCGTGGGCCTGGCCAGCGGCCAGAAGGAGTGGAAGGAGCCCACCACCCTGCAGAAGACGACCCGGCCGCTGTATGACGGCACCATCTTCCACCGCGTCATCCCCGACTTCATGATCCAGGGTGGCGATCCGCTGGGCAACGGTACGGGCTCGCCGGGCTACCGCTTCGAGGACGAGTTCCAGAGCGGCCGCAAGTTCGACAAGAAGGGCATCCTGGCCATGGCCAACGCGGGCCCGGGCACCAACGGCAGCCAGTTCTTCATCACCACCTCCGAGCCGCAGTGGCTCAACAACAAGCACACCATCTTCGGCGAGGTGCTGAAGGGCTATGACGTGGTGGAGAAGATCTCCAAGGTGCCCACCGCCCCGGGCAACCGGCCGCTGACGCCGGTGACGATCAAGAAGGTCACCATCACCGACAAGCAGCCGTAA
- a CDS encoding alpha/beta hydrolase yields MRRVSTRLGELDCQLVDALPEGASPTLAIVLCHGFGAPATDLVPLASELMALKPQLAGQARFVFPAAPLSLAELGMPSGRAWFHLPMEVLMGKQRDWTQYSREVPEGLPAARRAVMSVVSALSAATKLPYGRIILGGFSQGGMVTTDVALRLEERPAGLCILSGTLIAQEEWKARAAGRKELPVFQGHGEYDDILPFHAAERLYKLLKEAGLSVDFFPFDGPHTIAPEELRALADFLEARLEGR; encoded by the coding sequence ATGCGACGCGTCTCCACGCGCCTCGGCGAGCTGGACTGCCAGCTCGTCGATGCCCTGCCGGAAGGGGCGAGCCCCACGCTCGCCATCGTGCTGTGCCATGGCTTCGGAGCGCCGGCCACGGATCTGGTGCCGCTGGCCTCGGAGCTGATGGCGCTGAAGCCCCAGCTGGCGGGGCAGGCGCGCTTCGTCTTCCCCGCGGCTCCGCTGTCGCTGGCGGAGCTGGGGATGCCTTCCGGCCGTGCCTGGTTCCACCTGCCCATGGAGGTGCTCATGGGCAAGCAGCGCGATTGGACGCAGTACTCGCGCGAGGTGCCCGAGGGGCTGCCCGCCGCACGCCGGGCGGTGATGAGCGTGGTGTCGGCGCTGTCGGCCGCGACGAAGCTGCCCTACGGGCGCATCATCCTGGGAGGCTTCAGCCAGGGCGGCATGGTGACGACGGACGTGGCGCTGCGGTTGGAGGAGCGCCCCGCGGGCCTGTGCATCCTGTCCGGCACGCTCATCGCGCAGGAGGAGTGGAAGGCGCGCGCGGCGGGCCGCAAGGAGCTGCCGGTGTTCCAGGGCCACGGGGAGTATGACGACATCCTCCCCTTCCACGCCGCCGAGCGGCTGTACAAGCTGCTGAAGGAGGCGGGGCTGTCGGTTGACTTCTTCCCGTTCGATGGGCCTCACACCATCGCGCCCGAGGAGCTGCGCGCGCTGGCGGACTTCCTGGAGGCGCGGCTGGAAGGCCGCTGA
- a CDS encoding secondary thiamine-phosphate synthase enzyme YjbQ, with the protein MYHARELTVSTRGRGFHDITSEVRQAVAESGARQGLCTVFLHHTSASLILCENADPDVRKDLETFFSRLVKDGDAMFQHDAEGPDDMPAHVRTVLTQNSLSVPIKDGKADLGTWQGIYVWEHRTSPHRRRVTVSVLG; encoded by the coding sequence GTGTACCACGCACGGGAGCTGACGGTGTCCACGCGTGGGCGTGGCTTCCACGACATCACCTCCGAGGTGCGGCAGGCGGTGGCGGAGAGCGGCGCCCGTCAGGGCCTGTGTACGGTGTTCCTGCACCACACCAGCGCGTCGCTGATTCTGTGTGAGAACGCGGACCCGGACGTGCGCAAGGATCTGGAGACGTTCTTCTCGCGGCTGGTGAAGGACGGGGACGCGATGTTCCAGCACGACGCCGAGGGCCCGGATGACATGCCGGCGCACGTGCGCACCGTGCTGACGCAGAACTCGCTGTCGGTCCCTATAAAGGATGGAAAGGCGGACCTGGGGACGTGGCAGGGCATCTATGTGTGGGAACACCGCACTTCCCCGCACCGCCGCCGCGTCACCGTGTCCGTGCTGGGCTGA
- a CDS encoding immunity 52 family protein, which produces MMETYYAGSYWLARPESAEVCAHRAERFFYLLGRCDPIWARWYEKADSFEEALRLQFRTEASSFMQLFAREENHFGGRYSFHLWTGDTQEESSLVDGDCGSSSLRGSSNCVLRPCDEGPIRERLLSAPVMTEALRAMALAWDPEWAVATSHEHRDTVVQGFAHAGTFVGWVMYFSRLRGTVPPLPAPVRMDPVEDKGTLVILTPERFTTSNPEHVALAARVQELLNRAGLLRPLQPWPAD; this is translated from the coding sequence ATGATGGAGACCTACTACGCTGGCTCCTACTGGCTCGCCCGGCCTGAATCCGCTGAGGTGTGCGCCCACCGCGCGGAGCGGTTCTTCTATCTACTGGGGCGCTGCGACCCAATATGGGCCCGCTGGTATGAGAAGGCAGACTCCTTCGAGGAAGCGCTCAGACTCCAGTTCCGCACCGAGGCGTCGAGCTTCATGCAGCTATTCGCACGAGAGGAGAATCATTTCGGGGGCCGTTACTCGTTCCACTTATGGACGGGCGATACCCAGGAGGAATCGTCCCTGGTTGATGGGGACTGTGGCTCGTCCTCGCTCCGGGGTTCATCCAACTGCGTGCTCCGTCCCTGTGATGAGGGACCTATCAGGGAGCGGTTGCTGAGCGCTCCGGTGATGACTGAGGCGTTGCGCGCCATGGCCCTGGCCTGGGACCCGGAGTGGGCAGTGGCGACCTCGCATGAACACCGGGACACGGTGGTGCAGGGGTTCGCGCACGCGGGCACCTTCGTGGGCTGGGTGATGTACTTCTCGCGGCTGCGCGGCACAGTGCCCCCCCTGCCTGCCCCCGTGCGCATGGATCCCGTGGAGGACAAAGGAACCCTCGTCATCCTCACCCCGGAGCGGTTCACCACGTCCAACCCTGAGCACGTTGCGCTGGCCGCTCGCGTCCAAGAGTTGCTGAACCGGGCCGGGCTGCTGCGGCCGTTGCAGCCCTGGCCAGCAGATTGA
- a CDS encoding serine/threonine-protein kinase: protein MFRPITFTVGGTTYSCVRKLDERGSGELVLAQSHAQPGRAGLVVIKRMRAAEYPLERLRLVEEARLVRNMDHHALTRVLAVDTREHRPLVVMEYVEGLSLERVLNRAARRHQPVSAPFAASVAAQVADALHYIHHLTDPHGQALQLVHRDVSPRNIHLSSEGEVKLSDFGAAFTPRPGHPATPALCLKGDVAYSAPEVLRGEKPDARADLFSLGLVLFEMLTSKHLLDLPHAPAAPPLTRLFKRLVGKLRAEEQGWADPAELAARAACIRPEDVERETAGVEPALRAVLHRALRVNPAERYAHASLMRMELRAYLASLPQPFDAWNLREELRELIVTSGRHHGEAQTSRAPIPAALGGRRLQRHS from the coding sequence ATGTTCCGCCCAATCACCTTCACCGTTGGTGGCACCACCTACTCCTGTGTTCGCAAGCTGGACGAGCGCGGCAGCGGTGAGTTGGTGCTTGCGCAGAGCCATGCCCAGCCGGGGCGGGCCGGGCTCGTCGTCATCAAGCGCATGCGCGCCGCGGAGTATCCGCTCGAGCGCCTCCGGTTGGTGGAGGAGGCCCGGCTCGTTCGCAACATGGACCACCATGCCCTGACGCGGGTGCTGGCAGTGGACACGCGTGAGCACCGCCCGCTGGTGGTCATGGAGTACGTGGAGGGCTTGTCGTTGGAGCGGGTGTTGAATCGGGCGGCTCGCCGCCACCAGCCGGTGTCCGCGCCGTTCGCCGCCTCCGTCGCGGCCCAGGTCGCTGATGCGCTCCACTACATCCACCACCTGACGGATCCGCACGGTCAGGCGCTTCAGCTCGTTCATCGGGACGTCAGCCCTCGCAACATCCACCTGAGCAGCGAGGGGGAAGTGAAGCTCAGCGACTTCGGCGCGGCCTTCACTCCGCGGCCAGGCCACCCCGCGACGCCCGCTCTGTGCTTGAAGGGGGATGTGGCGTATTCAGCGCCGGAGGTGCTGCGAGGAGAGAAGCCAGACGCTCGTGCTGACCTCTTCTCCCTGGGGCTGGTGCTGTTCGAGATGCTCACCAGCAAGCACCTGCTGGACCTGCCCCATGCGCCCGCGGCGCCTCCGCTCACGCGGCTCTTCAAGCGACTGGTGGGCAAGCTCCGAGCCGAGGAGCAGGGCTGGGCGGACCCGGCGGAGCTGGCCGCTCGCGCGGCGTGCATCCGCCCGGAAGACGTGGAGCGTGAGACCGCAGGTGTGGAGCCCGCGTTACGCGCCGTGCTTCACCGAGCCCTACGGGTGAATCCGGCTGAACGCTACGCTCATGCCTCGCTCATGCGGATGGAGCTGCGCGCATACCTGGCGAGCTTGCCGCAGCCATTCGACGCGTGGAACCTGCGCGAGGAACTGCGCGAACTGATTGTCACTTCTGGCCGCCACCACGGCGAAGCGCAAACGAGTCGAGCGCCCATTCCCGCCGCGCTTGGGGGAAGGCGTCTCCAGCGGCACTCATGA
- a CDS encoding serine/threonine protein kinase, with protein MEQETTQPHRLYPGTDVHPRDLPPGLEVNGFRLVRHVATGGWGCVWQVESVQRPGHPYALKFSLYPPGAPAQADARAAREVQLLMQAACPNVVRVVGHGRWKDPEGGLRYLVLAWVEGATLLEWVRRTNPSLREVVRLGQKLVRAVQSAHEVGVMHRDIKPDNVLVREEDGEPFLSDFGAAAAEFTSPLTQAGLPPGTPAFLSPEALAFAQHAGGAPYRFRSTDDWYAMGVLLYQVLTEVLPFPDMLAGEPLAHWVARRRPVPVHALNPQVPRALSRVVMRLLSKEPVFRYRHGHALCAALERALKQPGAWEVPVYESRPPGSMHDATTQAPTTGDGLVAQDPQVQETHLFKAANGHEERRLEAARRRRDALLVAQPQVWSPAARRAVAAVLLLGAMTTGGWLAEPWLAGRLRSKPTVTVLQPSPPPEQGAPLLWLPAYAFPPPAGSVAASVPSPTLADTAAAAREEDSPVTTTQRQRPAPPASIAIGQPSSKTARLGALCTAAGMVTACSSVPVRPEPAECPQAAIESMVRLGLDPGDVAGTQLDASGPRPLGVDPGLHTFRPGPIVGVVFSPRSSHLPKGTLLFGRVLAGGGDRFFIRYRELQLPGAARVPICAIVRHEGGLGIGKGPGSTNEVFTAINGGDARFVFQFSE; from the coding sequence TTGGAGCAAGAGACGACTCAGCCGCACCGCCTCTACCCAGGTACGGACGTCCACCCGCGAGACTTGCCCCCGGGGCTGGAGGTGAACGGCTTCCGGCTGGTGCGCCACGTGGCCACCGGAGGATGGGGCTGCGTATGGCAGGTCGAGAGCGTGCAGCGCCCTGGCCATCCCTACGCGTTGAAGTTCAGCCTGTACCCTCCGGGGGCCCCGGCCCAGGCGGACGCACGCGCCGCGCGCGAGGTGCAACTGCTGATGCAGGCGGCCTGTCCCAACGTGGTGCGCGTGGTGGGCCACGGGCGGTGGAAGGACCCGGAAGGAGGCTTGCGCTACCTGGTGCTGGCCTGGGTGGAGGGCGCCACGCTGCTGGAGTGGGTACGCCGCACCAATCCCTCGCTGCGCGAGGTGGTGCGTCTAGGCCAGAAACTGGTGCGAGCGGTGCAGTCGGCGCACGAGGTGGGCGTGATGCACCGGGACATCAAGCCGGACAATGTGCTGGTGCGCGAGGAGGATGGAGAGCCATTCCTATCGGATTTCGGTGCGGCAGCCGCGGAGTTCACCTCCCCGCTCACCCAGGCGGGACTTCCGCCGGGCACTCCTGCCTTCCTCAGTCCGGAAGCGCTGGCGTTTGCTCAGCACGCCGGCGGCGCACCCTACCGCTTCCGTTCGACGGACGATTGGTACGCGATGGGAGTGCTGTTGTACCAGGTGCTGACCGAGGTGCTGCCCTTCCCGGACATGCTGGCGGGCGAACCGCTCGCGCACTGGGTGGCCCGGCGGCGGCCGGTGCCTGTACACGCACTCAACCCCCAGGTGCCCCGGGCGCTGAGCCGGGTGGTGATGAGACTCCTGTCCAAGGAGCCCGTCTTCCGATACCGCCATGGGCACGCCCTGTGCGCGGCACTGGAGCGGGCGCTGAAGCAGCCGGGCGCATGGGAGGTGCCGGTGTATGAGTCGCGCCCTCCGGGTTCCATGCACGATGCCACCACCCAGGCTCCCACTACGGGTGATGGCCTGGTGGCGCAGGATCCACAGGTGCAAGAGACCCATCTCTTCAAGGCAGCCAATGGGCATGAGGAGCGGAGGCTCGAGGCGGCACGGCGAAGGAGGGATGCGCTGCTCGTGGCTCAGCCACAGGTGTGGTCTCCAGCGGCTCGCCGAGCGGTCGCCGCTGTGTTGCTGCTGGGGGCCATGACCACGGGCGGGTGGCTGGCGGAGCCCTGGCTCGCGGGAAGGCTCCGCTCCAAGCCAACTGTCACGGTCCTCCAACCCTCGCCTCCTCCGGAGCAGGGAGCGCCACTGCTCTGGCTGCCCGCGTATGCCTTCCCGCCCCCTGCGGGGTCCGTGGCAGCCTCAGTCCCTTCACCCACCCTGGCGGATACCGCCGCCGCAGCCCGTGAGGAAGACAGCCCCGTGACGACAACCCAGCGCCAGCGCCCCGCCCCCCCCGCTTCCATTGCCATAGGCCAGCCCTCGTCCAAGACCGCGCGCCTGGGCGCATTGTGCACGGCGGCCGGTATGGTGACGGCCTGCTCCAGCGTGCCCGTGCGCCCGGAGCCCGCGGAGTGCCCTCAGGCGGCCATCGAATCGATGGTCAGGTTGGGCCTCGATCCTGGCGATGTGGCGGGGACGCAGCTGGATGCCAGCGGGCCCAGGCCATTGGGGGTCGACCCAGGACTGCACACCTTTCGTCCAGGTCCCATCGTGGGTGTGGTGTTCTCTCCCAGGTCGTCTCATCTCCCTAAAGGGACCCTGCTGTTCGGTCGCGTCCTGGCTGGCGGCGGTGACCGCTTCTTCATCCGCTACAGGGAGCTCCAACTTCCAGGGGCCGCGCGTGTTCCGATCTGCGCGATCGTGAGACACGAAGGCGGGCTCGGCATTGGGAAGGGCCCAGGCTCGACGAATGAGGTCTTCACGGCTATCAACGGCGGCGACGCGAGATTCGTTTTTCAGTTCTCGGAGTAA
- a CDS encoding DUF2381 family protein has product MPLSLPPVWVVPLWLLLEPPALAQPALPQARPPVRRVEVPTSQGEAEVRVAPGQPITLLFDGVLAREVVERAARELGFQRVAVAEDTLTLLPASGWKEGERLRLIVHFADGQPAAGVPLVFSVHSTEGEGHVLVSRHLRTVADLEEALAVEQARCAARDAELVALGESVGSLGTLVASGVLGREGLRVISLAHATWKLPEGMGRGATFLYVASGQIALEAELTLAAGERPWVPEAAALEVAVSEARTPAQVLRLVGGTELVPGSNARLVVEFPLPTGESAREFNLKVTERNGDRELWLYNYKLKPSPPGTLKR; this is encoded by the coding sequence TTGCCCCTGTCCTTGCCACCTGTCTGGGTTGTACCGCTATGGCTGCTGCTGGAACCTCCCGCGCTGGCGCAGCCGGCTCTTCCGCAAGCCCGGCCACCTGTGCGTCGTGTGGAGGTGCCCACTTCTCAAGGGGAGGCCGAGGTGCGAGTAGCCCCTGGGCAGCCCATCACGCTGCTCTTCGATGGGGTGTTGGCGCGGGAGGTGGTGGAGCGCGCGGCGCGCGAGCTGGGCTTCCAACGCGTGGCGGTGGCGGAAGACACCCTCACGCTCTTGCCGGCGTCTGGGTGGAAGGAGGGAGAACGGCTGCGGCTGATCGTCCACTTCGCGGATGGGCAGCCCGCGGCGGGAGTGCCGCTGGTGTTCAGCGTTCACTCCACGGAAGGGGAGGGCCATGTGCTGGTGTCCCGCCACCTGCGCACCGTCGCCGATTTGGAGGAAGCGCTGGCGGTGGAGCAGGCGCGGTGCGCCGCCAGGGACGCGGAGCTCGTGGCGCTGGGCGAGAGCGTGGGCAGCCTGGGGACGTTGGTGGCCTCGGGCGTGCTCGGGCGCGAGGGGCTTCGGGTTATTTCCTTGGCACACGCCACCTGGAAACTGCCCGAGGGCATGGGACGCGGGGCCACCTTCCTCTATGTGGCCAGCGGGCAGATCGCGCTGGAGGCGGAACTCACTCTGGCGGCGGGAGAGCGGCCCTGGGTTCCGGAGGCGGCGGCCTTGGAAGTAGCGGTGAGTGAAGCACGGACGCCCGCGCAGGTGCTGCGACTGGTGGGAGGGACGGAACTGGTCCCCGGGAGCAATGCCCGCCTCGTGGTGGAGTTTCCCCTTCCCACGGGTGAGTCAGCGCGAGAGTTCAACCTGAAGGTGACCGAGCGGAACGGCGACCGGGAGTTGTGGCTTTATAATTATAAGCTGAAGCCCTCGCCCCCAGGGACCCTGAAGCGCTGA
- a CDS encoding nuclear transport factor 2 family protein — translation MRRSLARSLVPTLLTFVAVPALGAQPKPAPAAEPATPAPAASKPAASAPHARAEDVATPEAVVAALYDVISGPKGQARDWNRFRSLFAPGARMIPSGKRPDGVVSYHMLTPEEYIARSEKKLVEEGFREREISRVVERFGPLVHVFTTYEALREGEAKPFMRGINSIQLMHDGQRWWLLTVAWTPETPDQPLPAKYLSRPKG, via the coding sequence ATGCGCCGCAGCCTCGCACGATCGCTTGTCCCGACGTTGCTGACCTTCGTGGCGGTGCCAGCCCTCGGTGCTCAGCCGAAGCCCGCGCCCGCGGCTGAGCCGGCCACCCCTGCGCCGGCTGCCTCCAAGCCCGCCGCTTCCGCCCCACACGCGCGAGCGGAGGATGTGGCCACGCCGGAGGCCGTCGTGGCCGCGCTTTATGACGTCATCTCCGGACCGAAGGGGCAGGCGCGGGACTGGAACCGCTTCCGCTCCCTCTTCGCTCCGGGCGCGAGGATGATTCCTTCCGGCAAGCGGCCCGATGGCGTCGTCAGCTACCACATGCTCACGCCCGAGGAGTACATCGCGCGCTCCGAGAAGAAGCTGGTCGAGGAGGGCTTCCGCGAACGCGAGATATCGCGAGTGGTGGAGCGCTTCGGCCCTCTCGTCCACGTCTTCACCACCTACGAGGCCCTGCGCGAGGGAGAAGCGAAGCCCTTCATGCGCGGCATCAACAGCATCCAGCTCATGCACGATGGGCAGCGCTGGTGGCTGCTGACGGTCGCCTGGACTCCGGAGACGCCAGACCAGCCGCTGCCCGCGAAGTACCTCTCCCGCCCCAAGGGGTGA
- a CDS encoding sigma-54-dependent transcriptional regulator — MARNVEEGPRVLVVDDDAGVRYTLRETLKSLPGVRVEEAPDGEVALERLAAHPFELVITDLRMPRMDGLELVRRLQGLPHTPRVIVITAHGSERFAVEAMKAGAYDYFRKPFDVDELLAVVSRALEAVRLRSDNERLAGELNLSRSLVFASEAMSRLAQLVQRAGPRDVTVLITGESGTGKERVAEALVRASPRAQKPYLRFNCATLTPELAEAELFGHVRGAFTGAHRERPGLFREADGGTLLLDEVGELALPLQAKLLRVLQEGELRPVGEDRPVRVDVRIIAATHRDLRKLAAEGRFREDLFYRLNVVHLRVPALRERPEDIPVLARMFLDRFSDRFHTGPLKVPAGFLERLLAWPWPGNVRELENALESLVALSNEGELDLTLLPAGEAPASTGTREAAPRVEEPGRGAEGLPGLGLKERVEAYERGLILDALRLSEGNRSEAARRLGIGRATLHDKLRKYGMDAE; from the coding sequence ATGGCTAGGAATGTGGAGGAAGGCCCTCGGGTGCTGGTGGTGGATGACGATGCGGGCGTTCGCTACACGCTGCGTGAGACGCTGAAGAGCCTTCCTGGGGTGAGGGTGGAGGAGGCGCCGGACGGGGAAGTCGCCCTGGAGCGGCTCGCAGCGCATCCGTTCGAGCTGGTGATTACGGACCTGCGGATGCCGAGGATGGACGGGCTGGAACTCGTGCGACGGCTGCAGGGGCTGCCGCACACGCCGCGCGTCATCGTCATCACCGCGCACGGCTCGGAGCGCTTCGCGGTGGAGGCGATGAAGGCCGGGGCCTACGACTACTTCCGCAAGCCCTTCGACGTGGACGAGCTGCTGGCGGTGGTGAGCCGTGCGCTGGAGGCGGTGCGCCTGCGCAGCGACAACGAGCGGCTGGCGGGGGAGCTGAACCTGTCGCGCTCGCTGGTGTTCGCCTCGGAGGCGATGAGCCGCCTTGCGCAGCTCGTCCAGCGCGCCGGGCCGAGGGACGTGACGGTACTCATCACCGGCGAGAGTGGCACAGGCAAGGAGCGGGTGGCGGAGGCGTTGGTGCGGGCCTCGCCGCGCGCCCAGAAGCCCTACCTGCGCTTCAACTGCGCCACGCTCACGCCAGAGTTGGCGGAGGCGGAGCTGTTCGGCCATGTGCGCGGCGCCTTCACGGGAGCGCACCGAGAGCGGCCAGGCCTGTTCCGAGAGGCGGACGGCGGCACGTTGCTGCTGGACGAGGTGGGGGAGCTGGCGCTGCCGCTGCAGGCCAAGCTGTTGCGCGTGCTGCAGGAGGGGGAGCTGCGGCCGGTGGGAGAGGACCGGCCCGTGAGGGTGGACGTTCGCATCATCGCCGCCACGCACCGGGACCTGCGGAAGCTGGCGGCCGAGGGCCGCTTCCGCGAGGACCTGTTCTACCGACTCAACGTGGTGCACCTGCGGGTCCCCGCGCTGCGCGAGCGCCCCGAGGACATCCCGGTCCTCGCGCGCATGTTCCTGGACCGCTTCAGCGATCGGTTCCACACGGGCCCTCTGAAGGTACCCGCGGGCTTCCTCGAGCGGCTACTCGCGTGGCCCTGGCCGGGCAACGTCCGCGAGCTGGAGAACGCGCTGGAGAGTCTGGTGGCGCTGTCCAACGAGGGGGAACTGGATTTGACGCTGCTGCCTGCGGGGGAGGCTCCTGCGTCCACGGGGACTCGGGAGGCGGCGCCCCGGGTGGAGGAGCCGGGCCGAGGAGCGGAGGGCCTCCCAGGCCTGGGGCTCAAGGAGCGTGTCGAGGCCTACGAGCGAGGCCTCATCCTTGACGCGCTGCGACTGTCGGAGGGCAACCGCAGCGAGGCTGCGCGACGGCTGGGGATCGGCCGCGCCACGCTGCATGACAAGCTGCGCAAATACGGAATGGATGCGGAGTAG